From the genome of Burkholderia pyrrocinia:
GCAACCAGTTACGACGTGCATGTTGCACTGCCGGAGACGATGTTCTGACCGATTCGCCCGCACTGCCGGGCACCCGAGGATGTTCGCGATGCTGTTCCTGAAAAATGCCGCCGGCGCGCTGCGCCGCAACCTGACCGATACCGCTCATCATGTGTTTTCCGGGCCGCACCGCGGCTGGAAGATCGCGCTGTACGTGACGATGCTGGTCGTGCCGGGCGGCTCGCTCGCGGCGCTCGGGTTCGCCTGGTTCGATTATTGCCGGCAGCGCAACGCGAAGGGCGGCGCACGCCGCGCGAGCCAGCCGGCCGCGACGGAGCCGTCGTCATGGCGGCCCGCCGCCGAACCCGTCCCGGTGCCCGTGCGCTGCCACTGAC
Proteins encoded in this window:
- a CDS encoding multidrug ABC transporter ATPase: MLFLKNAAGALRRNLTDTAHHVFSGPHRGWKIALYVTMLVVPGGSLAALGFAWFDYCRQRNAKGGARRASQPAATEPSSWRPAAEPVPVPVRCH